AGGGTCGTTCAAAAtcttcaatatatatttttaacttGTTCAATtggattttcaaaatatattacatTAATTACGTACTAAAATGGTCTATTGAAATGGaaacattattttttcaataaaaaaaataaaaataaacgcCAACTGAGAAATATAGGCGATTAATTATGTATGAAATCAAACTGCAAAATGAGGTTATTAAAATTGAactttattaaaagaaaatcgaaatatatttcaaatatttcgtTTTTTCGATTGGGTTTTTACCACATGCTATTACTAAAATGACTcgttaaaatatgataaatgttatatatattgaaCATATAacgaatattaattaatatcaaatatcacaaaagaatattttatatatgtatatatataatataacaaaagATTTGAGTACACAAAAAGATAGAACGAACGGTAGCAAATGGCTCAAGTTACCTTGAATGTAGTTTGAGATGAGGTAGGCTGAATCCTAGCTTTCTTGTTTGCCCCACCTCTTGCTGTGCTATTGCACTTCAGAAAAAAAGTTAACATGATAAGAATTCAAATTGGTCAGACCAACCTTTTTTGGTTTAAAATACTGTTCATTATTAATAGGAAAtgattttataaactttttcctaactcaaaatttttaaaatattatgtaaCATGAGTGcagttgtttatttttaaaatatatataaaaataaaattaaggtATGATTGTACTTGCTCATTAATTCCGTGCCTTTCCTTTGGATTTTGATCATCTGCAGTGACTGAAAACACAATACTTGGTACTGTGTTTCTGCCACAGAAGAGGATTCAAATCCATTTACAATTGCATGTATTAATATTGAGTGAAATAATTGTTAACTTAAATCTTTCCAAATTGATaggttaataattaatttaactaATGTCATTTGCCATTGGAAATGATCTTACAACACCTAGTCCAAtagttcttcttcttttcttttttcttttttttaaaaaaagaagtttCTAATAGTTTTCATCAAACTAAAATCTGCTTCGGATCGAGGTGGACTCAGGAAGATTTGTAATATGATTGGACTcagatgaaatttgaaatagtGCATGCTAACATTTCACAGATGAAATTACGAACTAAAGCGAAAAAAACTAATATGAactttgataattttttatgcAACAATTTCAGAACCCTAATCACCATCCAGCATACCTCGGATGAAGGATCTGAATAATCGCGGGGATTAACAATCTTCCATTCAGATGATTTGTGAGAAAAATCCAACATTTCACCGCTCAAATCAGACGACTTCGGTGAGGAAGCAGATACCATCTGATGTGCCCAAAAATTTAAGGGTTTCGAATTTCCAGCGGCGTAATTTTCCCAGTTTTGATCTTGCTTTAAATCAGCAAAACATTCGTAGTTGTTCGAGATTATCTGATTCATCAGTTGTTCTTCATAATATTTCTCCATATTTTTTGCCTGCATCTGCTTCGTACCTGTAGAGAACTTGTTATCTTCTTCGTCAACCTGCTCTGATCCTCTGCACCTCAAAATAAACAAGGAAAATTAGTAGGATAATAATATATACAgaaccaaaaatattttagcaGAGGGAGACAGACTtgaagttttttaatttgttgcGAAATTCACATTTTCACTCAATTAAGGGATAATTTTTGAAACCCTTTTCATTTCGAGGAATCCATTAAGCATGTCTTAGAGGAAAATTTATGTGAAATATAACATTCAAAAAAGTTTCAAATTTATTCTTTTACAATAGTATAATTTACTTTATATGGCCCATATCTGATATTCTTATTCACTATATGTAATTAAGGAAATAAAATAAGTACGCATATACAATAAATATCGCATGAATATATGAAAGAGAAGTTGCTGAAGCTACATGCATCGAACCagagaaaatgaagaaaatatacaagaggAGTTGGCTCCATGACTCCGGAAACTCTTGGTTATCATTCAACTGGCCTTGAGGGAAGTAACCGTGCGACGGTGGCGCAGCAAGGAAAGGGTGGTGTTGGTGGCGGGGCGACGTGCTCATGTTCGTGACGCTCCACCAGCCGGGGCTGCTGGCGGCCACCATCTGTGAGCCGTGAACTACACCTTGATTCATAGCTTGAAGAGATTGATAAAATAATGTCTCCTCTTTCACTTTCTATCTTGACTTTTTTGCTTTGTCTTTTGCTTTCACTTTACTTTTATTTCTTTGGACCTCTCAAAAGAAGAGGGCTTTGTAAAAACTTTTTGAGAGTCTCCTCTACACTTGATTAACAAGAGGATTTTAAGAAAGGGAGATTTTGAAGTATCAatcatgaaatatatttgatcaacattcttaaataattatgtcGAATGAGCTGATATAAAAAGAAATACATTGAGCTCAATTTCTGTCTATTCgtgttatattaattaattagattaaagTAACATGTTCCCTCAAATTTTCCTCTCTTTCCTTTCCCCCCTTTCTTTTTTAAACATGTACGTTTTCTCTACTTTAATCTCTTGCTTTTGCtttatcaaaataaaagtggttattattttttcttaagtTAAATATGAATTATGGGAAAGTTACGTACGAGGAAAATTAAACCTACATATTCAGTTCtatttaattatgtgtttatatTATTCCACTTGAAAGTACTTTCTTTGTATCTCCGGAGAACGTTTAATATTGAAACGTGCAGTTTCACGAAACTAGTAACATTTTTTTCTTATAGAAAGTAGAAAGAAACAAGAAGTACACACATTTTCAAGTAGTCAAACTTTAGGGCTTCGAGATTATTGTATCTTGTATCATATCCTCGGCCAGAAGATTATTACTACGAATCCCATCTCGTAAATAACcaagtttaataataattttttaaaaaaaattacgagatttaaaaaattatgcgatcaaaattcgatttttttatataaataaaattaattttaatttagtttGTGCTAAACATTGAAAACGAAACTAATTTTCTTttgcaattttattataaaaccgCAAGCAAGATTTATGATATGATTTAATTCCAAATTTCATCCAACATTTAACTCGAAGGATAGATTTAGAATTCGTGGCCTACAAGCTCACTTACCAAGTTATATACTCGTCCACCCACCAAGAATGTTATTACATGccataaaatattgaaaaatgtaACGACGGGGAGaatgtttttaatttaataaattgtatTAATTTGTACACTTTAAGGAATTTGTTGCTAACTGACAAAATGTGTTGAACCCTTAACTCATAAGTAGtctcataaattaattaattatgaaattaaatatataataaggaATGGGATGTCTGGTCCTTACTGCTAAATTCATTCTTGGGCACACCTTTTATTCCCTTCTCGTTTTTATATACAATTCCACTCTTCCTCCTTTAATTTCCAAAACTTTCCTTCTTGTCTTTTTCCTCGCCATANTAATCTCGGGGGTTAAAATAAGACAATCAAACAGATTCAAACAGACCATTCGTATCCTCAgatggtttttcaaaaaaaaattatgtaattaaatatttaagtttcGGTATATCCATAtagaaaaaatcaaatttttggtCTCGTTACTTGCACGATTTTCTTTTTTGGTCATTTATCGAtcaatcactacaagaaaaattagctttaacaacacatctacgacaacggtttttattaaaaccgttgtcttttacctttaacaacggttttaataaaaaccgttgtcgtcgcctaaaaaaatccgctcaaagacaacagtatctttaaaaccgttgtctttgatatatctaggacaacggtttttaaaaaccgttgtctatgagcgttttatttttgactacgacaacggtttttaaaaacagttgtctatgagcgttttatttttgactacgacaacggttttaaagaaatcgttgtctatgagcgttttttttttagctacgacaacggttttaaaactgttgtatattagcgtttttttttagctacgacaacagtttataaaaaaccgttgtgtttcaactggttttgcgaccgtttaagttaaatttgtcgctacattagcgacggttatactataccatccctaatttaaattttacgaCGGTTAATTTtctaactgtcgccgatgtaaagatagcgacggttttacaataactgtcgctaaatttagcgaagGTGGATTTTAACtgtcgctacttttagcgacagttttggtaataccgtcgctgatcttaaatcagcgacggtttatacctaacagtcgctatatttagcgacggttttttaatatccgtcgctaaatatagcgacatttcttgtaaaagcgtcgcaaatttaaatcggcgacagttaaaaaattaaccgtcgcaatttgcgacggttaaagtcaaaactgtcgcaaactgtctataactatcccaaccctcagtccattttctaccataccacttcacaacacttcaaatttttctcccttacacaattttagtttcgattttctctttaaaatttaataaattcttaaaataaaaaatatagtattttcgacgataaaagaaaaatatagtttgcatattagattgtaagttttttttatatttattaaaatattaaaagtgaaatttttttttattttactgcataaattagcgacggaaatcatacaaaaccgtcgctaaaattagcgacgaagtttataaaacactgtcgctaaatgtagcgacggtgtatgaaaccgtcgctatttagcgacagtttaaattacgaccgtcgctaattttagcgacggttaacgatgatgtccgtcgctatttaatttgcgacggttttttaaaaactgtcgcaaattgtaactaccacaacTCTCTCCCACAGTTGTCTTTTAACGAATTAtttaaccacaggacctttaacaaccgttttatatacctacgacaacggtttttcaccatcgtctttagacgtctacgacaacggtttttcaccgttgtctttgagcacaccctttaaccacagggcttctaacaacggttttaaaaggcctacgacaacgggaaaaaaccgttgtcgtaggccttttttcttgtagtgaattaACGATTTTAGTCATATTAGTTGCACTTTTTTCCGATTATCGATGAGACATCTGACGTGTCATTAATGTCCGGTGGTATGTCAGCATTTTCCAGTGCCATATGAGTTTTTTCCACTGTAACGTCAGCATTTaagtgaaaaattattaaaatttgaaaaaaaataagtaCATATTACTGGACTAAAAAAGTACATATTATCGATAGAGATGGTTCGCCATAAAAACATTTAGATAGAAATTTTACTATGAgatgatataataaataatatatgatatacgaaaagaattaaaatatatagattACATAtggatatataaaatttcaattacAGTAGAATTTGTGTCAGATACTGAAGGTAACAAATATGCAAAAACAATCGATATTTTCATGACTAAAAAAACAATCAATATTTTATCATTCACACCAAACTATCTCGTAGTAATTTATCTAAACATTTGCCTCTACTTGAGAGATCTTGGTGTAATGTTTCTCGATctgtcaaaattttataaatctgtCTCAAATCTAAACTGGCGGCTTTGCCAAGaaccacaatatatatatccgtttttttatgatattatagaAACGAGGAGTAAAAAAGATTATTTCAACGAGGGCTTTTAAATTTGGTTGGGCTGAAAGTTTCCAGACCCAGTATGGCTCTAGTCCAGTATCGGTCGGGCCATGTGATGAAGGAGGCCCAATATTTTATGGACTTGGCCCAAACACTCGCAAGACTGAGGCCACCGGCATTGGTAaaagatatatatttatttttagggattttatttatttggaaATCATTGCACCACCAACGTAaactctcttttttttctttttgtttggaaaatgatttattataattcttcaaaaagtttaaatttattttctttataaatTAAACCACCTCTTCACCTTCTaaattctaataattattttccaaataattaCTCAATTttcttatctttatttttcaacCATTCTCAACTTTAAATACAGTATCCTGACACCATACTAGAATTCTCAATAGATTGTGATgaaaacaattatattataattataataataataataaataaataaataaataaatcagttTTTTTCTACTGTTTTTCgaaactgaataaataaataattattttcggGCCCAtcgaaaattaattaattaattttttaatcggCTACTAATTATTACCTCTAGGTTCAAGATCAATTGGGATCAATGAATAAATTAAGCTTTCACACTCAATCAtgccaaataaataattcttAAGCCTTAATCATTACATCAACAATtacttatatataatttatacttTCCACGTGTTTCACCAAATCTCAAGTTCTTGAAGAAGGCGTACTTGAATATACATATTAATCCTTATCATGAGTTTGCATGCAtgaattttttattcatttttcaagACAAAGATGTTTTGCCCAACTGAAAATGATGCatcactttttattttattttaaaatatagatgaTATCTTCTAAAAGTATATTTGGTTTATTACTTTAAAAATAGATCGTTTGTAACATGATCTCGTGAATATACGTCAGTGAGATAGGTTTACTATCTCTATATTTAGAGTGAAAAAGATTTTTATGTGTTGAGTCGGGTAAGATATTCATATTATAAAATTGAGCAATGAGACGATACTTTAATTTGGAATTAAGGATTATAAACTTGGAAGACAACACATGCATACAGAAATATAAAGTATTACTTAGCTTTTAACTTTATGCATAGATACATACACATACACATACACATACACATACACATACACATACACATGCACGTTCTAGATGAATTCAGTCATTCACCACATAcagttttaaatttcaaatactattatattaaaataaattcgtttcgactaattaattatattcaTATCACGTAGTcatttcaattaaaattttcttttattagatGTCTTTTCTACGCTCAATTCAGAATcccaatttaataatttgattcTAAAAATCGTTTTANCCTTTTACATGTGCACATAATCTACAATAGATATTCCTCCATATTTCTATGTCGGAAATCGAATCATCGTCGTGGGAATTATTAATTCAATTTAACCAACATAATCCCTTGATTCATTTCTGTCTTTCGAAAACATTTCTTTGTATTTTGCTccctttaattattatatttttaacctTTTAAACCCTCACTTAGACTTCAAATCAATACGATACACTAAACAAACAGGGTGGAGACTGGAGCCAAGGCCTAAAGATGTaaagttataaatttatatttttttagaaggagcaaatattttatatatgtgtgtgtgtgtgtgtgtgaatttttttaaaaaaaatttagaaaattttgacatgaaaaatattttaattgcttttaaAGGTAAAGGTATCTGAATTAGGAGCAAATTGCACCAGTCTTAATGTTTTTGAATGCTCAATTTACTATAATTATAAAGTCTACTATTTTTATGAAGGTATTAAATGAGTGTTTGGGAGAGCTTTTAGGAATCACTTCTCGGCTTCTAGCTATCTGGAAGTGTTTTAAGGTGCTTGTGATACTAGCTTTTGTTTCAAATTCTACGGTTTTTAACAGAAAGCTAGAAGcaagtttgagatttttttttatatttctgtttttttgttaataatttaATGTTACAATTTGACACTAAATCCTTAACAAATGTATCATATTCTACAATTGCTctcaattataaatatttttggagattttttaaaatgttaaattttatttatacattaaattttttaaaaatttataatgcatttttaaataattttcatttccataattttttttacatattttatgcatgcatacaaattttttcatttgtattttttatttttattaatttatataaatttcaatGCGTTcatgttattaaaaaaattaattttgatacaaaatattcaaaatgtaataataattatataaatacattgTCGTTGACGTGAGTACCAAAATTTAGATAATTACATAAGATAAATGTTATATATGTTAATGATATTATTgtcattttactaaaaattaagtTTGAAAACCAAGTTTTCTCCAAACAATCAAACTTTAGCTTGTATTATGTTTAGACTCTTATTTCCAAATACTTCCTACTTCTGCTtatcacatattttaaattaatctctAGAAGAATTACTTTAAAATAAGCAAAAGCTCTCTCAAACAATATTACACAATCTTGATATATATCTAAATTTAGACACAGCAAGATTATCGAATACTTAATTCTTATAATTAGGAAATTGGCTATATTAAATAGTCTGGTGAACTAGCAAGTCAGTAGTCCTAAGAAAATATAGACCatctgatttttaaattttaattgttagcATGCATCCTATAAAGACTTCGAAGAATTTAAATATGTGACTTAGAAGCAATGTTTTAATATATTCAATTAATCGTGGAATTCGTGGAGTCACTccacatgatttttttaaataaaattgcatTAATTATTGAATTGTTGAACACACATCATTCCACGATATCTCTCGATATTATTCTATAATATAGTTTTGGAAGGCAGAGATCTAGGCCacacaaaaaaatttttggataaaaaatatcaaataaatactATATTAATATCCAAATGATAGACAATTTGATAAGTTACCAAACATACGTTGAGCCACGTAatctaaattattttaaaatttttatgtatttttaacaGATTATAAAATTCTCTAGCTctcctttattttatttatgatgttTTCCACGAACGAACTTAATTTGTATGTTTCCATCatgtaataaaacatatatttcataCTTATAAGATAAAAGAAGAATAACACAAGTACTTTTTactttaaatatatatgttcTTACATCGTATCAAAAACTGTTTACATtccctaaaaaaattaataataacaaataataatatctAGCTAAAAAAAACTATCACACCAAGCCCACGACCTAAGAAATACATGAAACTGAAATGATTTATTACAGCTCCAATTGCAGCAACCACATATGCGatctgttttaaaaaaatcaattattaacaAAAGTTACTGAAAATTTGATTTGCACATcatatctaaaaaaatatgcaaatatgTATCTCAAAATTAAAACTATACAACCGacatttcttttttaaaaataatttctccAAAGCTAAATCTACTCACTAATTGTGATTATCGGGTGTAAAGTTGCATTTGGATTGagtaatttgaaatccatggttttaaatttatttttttagtgttATATAAGTTAAATAGAGGAAATTCAAATGCATATACATTATAGTTATACATATCCCAATAGATTTCAAATTGCTCCAATATTCTTaaggatttgaaatccattggaatttgtataattttagtgTAAATAAGTAGAAAAGtgtatttgaatttctttaatTTGTGTAAGTTATCTAAactataaaaatacatttaaattcATGCTGGATTTCAAGAATACTTCCATCCATAACGTAATTTGTTCCGACGCAAAAATTTTTAGCCCTATCtcgctatatatatatatatatggttccATTTGAAGCaactgattttattttatttttgaagaaatgaagcaattaatatttaaacatcGAAAAGGCATGATATCATATATGGAGCaatcaatatttatatttatttaaagaaatgtGAGGATTC
This portion of the Primulina huaijiensis isolate GDHJ02 unplaced genomic scaffold, ASM1229523v2 scaffold14171, whole genome shotgun sequence genome encodes:
- the LOC140965734 gene encoding uncharacterized protein isoform X1 produces the protein MNQGVVHGSQMVAASSPGWWSVTNMSTSPRHQHHPFLAAPPSHGYFPQGQLNDNQEFPESWSQLLLGSEQVDEEDNKFSTGTKQMQAKNMEKYYEEQLMNQIISNNYECFADLKQDQNWENYAAGNSKPLNFWAHQMVSASSPKSSDLSGEMLDFSHKSSEWKIVNPRDYSDPSSECNSTARGGANKKARIQPTSSQTTFKARKETSRDKITAIHQLVSPFGKTDTASVLLEAIGYIRFLQNQIEALSQPYLGSGSRNLRNRLPLESDKKEANKDLRSRGLCLVPVSCTFHFGSDNAADYWAPSPFAANNIR
- the LOC140965734 gene encoding transcription factor bHLH68-like isoform X2 → MQAKNMEKYYEEQLMNQIISNNYECFADLKQDQNWENYAAGNSKPLNFWAHQMVSASSPKSSDLSGEMLDFSHKSSEWKIVNPRDYSDPSSECNSTARGGANKKARIQPTSSQTTFKARKETSRDKITAIHQLVSPFGKTDTASVLLEAIGYIRFLQNQIEALSQPYLGSGSRNLRNRLPLESDKKEANKDLRSRGLCLVPVSCTFHFGSDNAADYWAPSPFAANNIR